The DNA sequence ACAGTTGGTGACGGCTTTCATGAACTTGTCCTTCAACGATGTCTCTTTATTGAAGGAAATCCGGGAGAAAGCTCTGAACTATTTGGGGGTCCATACCGATTACATCATCTCGGACATCGTCCATCTGACGGATGCGTTGATCATTCTGGCCAAGACCGGAGATATTCTGGGAGCCCGCAAAGAAGCGCTGCCGGTTTGGGCAAGGCTCGAGAAGCTTGACGGCTGGTATTTGGTGGAATTGAGGATGATCAACGCGATGCTGTTTCTGTTCCCCATCGACGAAGCCATCCTGATTTCCGGGACCGCATTCGCTCAGATACAAAAATATGCCGGTCATCCTTCGGCAACCAAAATCGCCGTCTCCTTGCGCTACAACCTGTGCTTATTGCTTTTGAAGAACAGACGCTATGAAGAGACGATCGCCTGTATTGATGAACTTATCCCGGCTGCAAAGGAAGCGGGCTCCTACCGTCATTTGTCTGTCTGCTACCTCAGAAAAGGCCTTGCCTTAGCGAAGACGGGCAATCCCGAAGGCCAGCTGCTGATCGACCAGGCCTTCCGCTTGATTGAAGCGGCGGACGACCAGGCCTTCAAAGCCAATCTCGAAAATGAATACAATCTTTTGAAAGAGGCGGCCTCTAGATGAGGTCGTCTTTTCGCATACATTTATTTGCGCGATGGTTTTTAAGCGTATAGGAATATTTTGTTGCAGGACGAACCATCTGTATTAAAATGAAAGCAACTATGGGAAGACTGTCCTGACAATTCCCAAAATGACGATTTCTTCAAGGGAGGCGGGTAAAGTCCATGAATCCAAAAAGTTGTAATCTGTGCGCGTATATATTGGGCTGTGCTTGCCTGATCGGAATGGTCCGGTATCCGGAAGTGTCAGAATCCTGGTGGCTCACAATCGGCATATGCAGCGGCTTGTTGTTTGTTTCCAGCAACTGCATGGAATCCGCGCAACATTGGACCTTCCTTGGTATCGATGCCTTGAATCTGATCGTGCTGGCCTTGCTTATCCAAGTCCTTCCGCCAAGTTTGGGGTTGGCTTTGAATATCGTTGTCCTCTTGGCCATCTTTCTGCTTCTTTATGTCAAAAGTACCTTTTACGAAAAATAGCTGTTTTTGTAGTCATTATATCCGGTCGCAAGCTTGCCTGTTCTGAGAAAGGGGGCTCACTCATGAATTGGATCCGTCTGATCATCGGCGATATTTGGTTTCTGTAGACATCGGGCAATAAACGCGGAACGGGTTTGCTCAGCCCTGATTCAGGAACCACTATGACGCTTAGGTTCACAAGTCCTTACACTTCCTCAATCTCAAAAATCGCTTCAATTTCAACGGTGGCATCCAGTGGAAGGTGCGCTGTACCGAGTGCTGTACGTGCATGTCTTCCGGCCTCTCCGAACACATCGAATAACAGCTGGGATGCAGCATTAATAACAATATGTTGTTCTAAAAATCCAACTTCACTGTTTACAAATCCTTGTAGTTTAACGACATTTAAAACACGGTCCAAATCACCCAGGTAATCCTTGACTGCTGCCAATATATTAATCGTGCAAATTTTTGCTGCATCCTGTGCTTCTTCTAATGTTCTTTCACTGCCGACTTTCCCTGTATAAACAAGTTCCCCGTTAACAATCGGAATATGCCCTGATACAAACAAAGCATTTCCTAATTGTTTTACAGGAATATACATTGCACTGGGAGTAGATTTTTCTGGTAATGTAATACCCAATTGATTGATTTTCTGTTCAACTTTCATAGTACCAAAACTCCTTTTCATTTGTATTTATCCATCAATAAAAATATCCCCGATAGAATACAAAGCTGCGTGGCCACTAATTTTTACACGGTCACCATTATTTTTGCAGTATAGCGTTCCCCCTCGTTGCGACAGCTGACGAGCAACCATTTCCCTTTTTCCCAATCTTTCTGTCCAAAACGGAACTAGACTGCACTGCATCGCGCCGGTAACAGGGTCTTCATTGATATTTAATTTCGGGAAGAATGCTCTAGCCACATAATCATAGGTTTTTCCTTTTGCAGTTACAAATACAGCTAAACCAGGAAGTTTTTTTAATTTTTCAAAATCCGGTGCGATATTCCGAACCGCATCTTCCGATTTTAAAAGAAAAATTAAGTCACGCCCTTTATACACTTCCACCGGTTCAACACCCAGAGCATCTATCATCTGCTCTGTCACAGGGTATTTTTCAGGAATGATGATCGGAAAATCCAGTTCATACAAATCGTCTTTTTTGTTAACGGTCAGCTCCCCACTCAACGTGTTGAAGCGGATAGAAGTTCGGTCTGTATCTACAAATCTCATTAGGACATAGGCTGTCGCTAAAGTAGCATGGCCACACAGATCTATTTCCCCACCTGGCGTGAACCAACGCAGATGATAGCCGTTTTTTTCCTTTACGGCAAAGGCGGTTTCGGAAAGGTTGTTCTCACTAGCGATGTTTTGCATAGTGTCATCCGGTAACCATTCCTCCATAATACAGACACCGGCAGGATTTCCTTCAAAGACCTTTTCCGCAAAAGCGTCAACCACGTAATATCTCATTTTTCCAGCTCCTTTATTTATGTTAATAAGGGTTTTGTTGCAATTTCATGCAGAGTTGCTATTATAAATATAGCGTTGATTATCAATTAAGCAAGAATGCACTTTTTGGTAATATACTACCCAAAAAGATACTAAGGAGATCTGCATACATGAGGACCAATCAAACATTTAGTTGCCCGATAGAAGCTGCAACAAGTTTTATCGGCGGAAAATACAAGACTATCATCTTGTGGCATTTGGTGAATGAAACTTTAAGATTTAGTGAGCTGCAGAGGGCAGTCCCCAAAGCCACCCCTAAAATGTTGACACAGCAACTAAGAGAACTTGAGGCTGATGGATTAATCAGAAGAGTCGTTTATCCTGTTGTCCCACCCAAAACGGAATATTCTTTAACGGTATTGGGAGAAAGTTTGATTCCAATTTTAGAAGGCTTGCGTAATTGGGGTGCTTATTACTTTGAGGAGCGCGGTATCCCTAATCCTTGTATCGATGGGAACCAGTAATGGATTGTTGGAATTGAGTTATCGGCAAGGCCGTACCCATTAAATACACGGTTTCTATGGAAAATGATAAAAAATAAGCCAAGGCCGGATATTTCATCCCGGCCTTGGCTTATTTTACGGTATCCTTAAGCTTTTTCGCCTATGAATTCACCGTTTTTGGTCAAATGTTGTTTCGAAATCTCATTCAGGATCACGTGTACACTCTCTGGCGATACATTAGCGTTTTTTACGACGGCATCCACGACATCGCGCATCAAGCCTTGTTTCTGCTCGTCGGTTCTGCCTTCCAGCAATTCGATGTGAACATATGGCATCTTCATTTCCCTCTTTTCGATTTATGGTTTCAACTCAGTTATATTTTAGCAAGTATCCCTGTGGATTGCACCTTTATTTGGAGGCGATGTAGGTCTTCAGGCGTTCAGCCGCCTCGGCGACCATCTCCGTGCTCAGCGCGTAGCTCATGCGGACATAGCCCTCTCCGCCGGGTCCGAAGATCGATCCCGGCAGCATGCCCACTTTGGCGTTCATGCCGATTTCGCGGCAGAAAGCCTTATCGTCCGTACCGAACTTCGCCGGAATCTTGGCAAAAGCATAGAAGGCCCCTTTCAGTGCGGGAACCTCAAAACCGGCCTCTTGTAAAGCGGGAACGAGGATATTTCTTCTCTTTTCATACTCGGAACGCATCTTTTCGACATCCGGCGCGCTGTTGCGGAACGCCTCTTCAGCCGCACGGTTGGAAACCGTTACGCCGGTCGTCACCAATTGCTGATGGGCCAAGAACAGGGTCTTCATCCATTTCGCATCCGCTGCGAGCACACCCACACGCCAGCCTGTCATCGCAAAGGCTTTCGAAGCCCCTTGGAACAAAATCGTGCGGTCACGCAGCAAAGTCGCGATCGACGTATGCTTTTCCCCGTAGGTGATTTCGCTGTAGATTTCATCGCTCAGCACAAAAATGTCGTACTGCTTGATCGCATCGGCCAAAGCCGTCAGTTCTTCCTTTGTATAGGTAGCGCCGGTCGGATTGCTTGGGTAGTTCAAAAAGATCGCTTTGACATTTTTGTTTTCGGCCATCGTCTTGTGCAGCAGCTCCGGCGTCATCAAAAAGCCGGTATCGGAAGTATCGACGAGGATGCATTCGCCGCGGTTCAGTTCCACCGCATAGCTGTATAATGGAAAGAATGGCGACGGGATGATGACCTGATCGCCCGGGTTCAACAAGCCGAAAGCCGCAGCGAACAGCCCTTCAGTGGCACCCACCGTCATCACGATCTCCGTTTCGGGATCGTAGTGCAGATCATATTGCTTTTCCAGGAATTCGCTGACGGCTTTGCGGACACCGATTTCGCCGGAAGTGTGGGCATAATGAGAGGCATTATCCTCGATTGCCTTGATGGCGGCTCGCTTGACGTTTTCGGGCATATCAAAATCCGGTTCCCCGATCGTCATCGGAATGCAGCCTTCCACGCTGCGGAATAGTTCATCAAATTCGCGGATCTGCGAAGGTTTGATGCGGGAAAATAGTTCATTCGTTGTCAAAGCCATGTATTACATCCTCCATCCAAGTTTGCATCACCTCCGGAATCCCCTCGGCACATGCTTTTTTATAGGAATATATCCTTTTTCTCACATGATTTTAATATCAATCAGAATACGACTATTCCGCCCATAAGTCAAGCGTACCATAGCATCGCCCATTTCAAGATAGCGGTTTCCGTTTCCGGAAATGAGAAAATCTGAAATTTTTGCGATTCTTTTTAATCCTATGTGTTGACAAAGAAAGCGGGATTGGGTATATTAATCACATCAAAAACACAGCGAAGAGAAGAGTAAATCATTCCACTCCTTCATTAGAGAGCTTGGTCAGGTGAAAGCAAGCAAGGAAGTGTTGGTTGAAGATGGTCTCAGAGTGGCTTGTCCGAGGAGTAATTTCTTAAGGCAGGACGGGAACGCCCGTTACAGTGTCACAGTCTGACTTGCAGCAATTTGCAGGCGCACTGGCTAAGGCGGATGCAGCGATGCTTTCGTGAACTAAGGTGGTAACACGAGATTGAACTTTGACCTCTCGTCCTTATCTTGCGCATAGAATATGCAGCAGATGAGGCGAGAGTTTTTTGATTTTATGATAAAATGTAAACGCAAGGAAGAGGAAAGTAAAAACTGCAACGTATCACAGCGAGCCTGGTTGGATGAGAACAGGTATACGGAACGGTTTTGAAGATGGCCTCGGAGCGGGAGGGATGAGCTGCGCAAGCGGTAAGTCCCTCAAGGGAGCACCCTTTATCGTGCACGAGTGAAGCAAGCTTTCACTCATGGAGGAATCCTGCCGCGAGGGGGATTCGAACAAAGGTGGTAACACGAAGCGTCCGCATTCGTCCTTAACGTCATATTTTTTTGATGTAGGATGGATGCTTTTTTTATTAGAGGAGGAAAGATACATGATCAGTCTACAGGATATCTCAGTGACTTTTAAAACTGACAAAAACAAAGCCATCCATGCCGTGCAGCATGTTTCGCTGGAAGTCGATAAGGGCGACGTCTACGGCATCGTCGGATACAGCGGTGCCGGCAAAAGTACCTTAGTAAGGACCATCAATCTTCTGCAACGACCGACTGAAGGAAAAGTCATCGTGAGCGGAAAAGACATGATGGCATTGAACGACAAGGACCTGCGCGAGTCCCGCAAAAAAATCGGGATGATTTTCCAGCATTTCAACCTGATGCGCTCCCGCACCATTTACGACAACGTCGCGTTTCCCTTGAAGAATTCTTCCTTAAGCAAACAGGAGATCCACGACAAGGTAACGGAACTTCTTTCATTAGTAGGATTGTCCGAAAAAGCCAAAGCTTACCCTTCCCAATTGTCAGGCGGGCAAAAGCAACGCGTGGCCATCGCCCGCGCATTGGCGAATGATCCGGAAGTGCTGCTTTGTGACGAAGCGACCAGCGCGTTGGATCCGAAAACGACTTCTTCGATACTGACCTTATTGAAAGAGCTGAACAAGAGATTGAACCTGACGATCGTCATCATCACCCATGAGATGCAGGTCGTGAAGGAAATCTGCAACAAAGTGGCTGTGATGGAAAACGGCGGCGTGATCGAATACGGCTCGATCCTTGACATCTTCACGAAGCCTCAGAATCAATTGACGAAGGACTTCATCGATACGGCAACACATGTCGAGCACGGCATCGAAACGGTCATCACCCACCCGACCATCCTGAACCTGAACGAACATGATGTGCTGACAAAACTTTCATTCGTCGGAGGTTCCACAGGCGAGCCGCTTATCGCAAAACTGGCCAATACATTCAATGTCCAAGGTAACATCCTCTTCGGAAACGTCGAGATCCTGCAGGACACGCCAGTCGGCACCCTGCTCCTCGTCCTGAGCGGAACACCGGAAGCAATCGCAAAAGCCGTCCGCTATCTGCAGGATAATGGCGTGACAGTCGAGATCATAACCGATGAAATCATCGCCGAAAAGAAAAATAAAGGAGGAGCTGAAGAATGAATACATTCATCACAACATTTCTCCCTAACGTCTCTGAAATCTGGGATGAAGTGCTCCTGAGCACATGGGAGACCTTATACATGACGCTCGTTGCCGGACTGATCGCAGGTGTGCTGGGAGTCATCCTAGGCGTAATTCTGGTTGTCACCCAAGATGGGGGTATCCTTGAGAGCAAACATCTGTACAACGTTCTGGATAAGCTCGTCAATATCTTCCGTTCACTGCCCTTCATCATCCTGATGGCGCTGATCGTACCGTTCACGCGGTTCGTGGTCGGCACTTCGATCGGAACGACTGCATCGATCGTACCGCTGGTTGTAGCGACGGTTCCCTTCTATGCCCGTCAGATCCAAAATGCATTGGTTGAAGTCGATCCCGGCGTCATCGAGGCAGCCCAGTCAATGGGTGCCAGCCCTGGGGAAATCATCTTCCGAGTCTATCTGAAGGAAGGTTTGCCCGGCATCATCCGCGTATCATCCGTAACGATCATCAACCTGATCGGTTTGACGGCAATGGCTGGAGCCATCGGCGGAGGCGGCTTGGGTAACCTGGCCATCACCCGCGGCTACAACCGATTCCAGAACGACGTGACCTTGGTCGCAACCATCATCATTCTGATCATCGTATTCATCAGCCAAGCCATCGGCAATGCCTTGGTCAAAAAAGTTAGTCATTAAGAAAGAAAAGCGGAACGGGTTCGTTCAGCCCCGAAAGAATTTTAGGAAATCGTGCCGACTGAGCATCGAAGAGCGCAATAGGTACGATTTATCTAAATTCCGAAGGGCTAACCCGTGAAGCTAGCCAACTTTGTTGGAGTTACAAACTATCATTGAAAACTAATATAAAAAAATCGGAGGAAATCAATTATGAAAAAGAAAAACGTATTATTCTCAGGTGTTGCAGCACTTACACTATTTTTAGCAGCTTGCGGAAGCAGCGACTCGAATACGGACTCAGCAGCAGACACGGCCGCTTCAGAAGCTGAAGCAGTGAAAATCGGCGTAGTCAGCGAAGTCGAAGTTGAAGTCTGGGAAGATGTAGCCAGCCGTTTGGAAGCTAAAGGAATCGAATTGGAAATCGTCCAGTTCAGCGACTACGTGCAGCCTAACGTGGCCTTGGAAAATGGCGATATCGACCTGAACGCGTTCCAGCACGTGGCTTATCTTGAAGACTTCAATGCCAACAACGAATCGGATCTGACTCCGATCGGCTTCACTTATGTTTCTCCACTTGGTCTGTACTCCGAAAAAGTGACCGACTATGCCGACATCGCCGAGGGTGCCAGAATCTCCATCCCTAACGATGTGACCAACGGCGGACGCGCCCTGTTGCTGTTGCAAGCAATCGGCCTGATCAAATTGGACGAAGCCAAAGGAACGACCCCTACAGTCAATGACATCACCGACAATCCTAAGAACATCAGCTTTGAAGAATTGGATGCTGCACAAGTCGCACGCTCCCTTCCGGATGTGGACGCTGCAATCATCAACACCAACTATGCTACCGATTCCGGTCTGAACCCTAAAGAAGATGCACTTTTCTTGGATACCGACAAAATCGCAAGCGTTGCGGACGTCTACAAGAACATCGTAGCGGCACGCGCTGAAGACGTCGACAATGAAACCTACAAACAAGTCGTTGCGGAATACCAAACATCCGAAACGGCAGCTCTTCTGGACGATGTCACAGCAGGCAATGACGTACCCGCTTGGGAACAGTAAGACCCATTCACTTGTTTACAAAAATCACGTTTGCAGACGTGATGTAAAAATATAAAAAACAAATCGGAGGAAATACATATGAAAAAGAGTAAATTATTCGGTGGCCTAGTTCTTACAGCTTCACTATTCCTGGCAGCATGCGGAAACGGCGGCACAACAGCTGATTCATCCGCTGCGGAGTCAAGCAGCGCAACAGAGCCAACTACAGTCAAAATCGGTCTGGTCAGCGAATCCGCTGTCGAAATTTGGGAAGCCGTCGCAGAGCGCCTGGAAGACGAAAACATCGATCTTGAAATCGTCAAATTCACTGACTACAACCAACCGAACATTGCGTTGGATAACGGTGAACTCGACTTGAACGCATTCCAGCACGTAGCTTTCCTGGAAAACTACAACGCGAACAACGACGCAGACTTGACGCCAATCGGATTCACTTTTGTGTCTCCACTGGGGATCTACTCCAGCAAATATGCAGATTACAGCGAAATACAGGACGGCGACACGATTGCTATCCCGAATGACGTAACCAACGGCGGACGCGCTTTGTTGCTGCTGCAAGCCATCGACTTGATCACTTTGGACAATGCAGCTGGAACATCCCCAACTGTAGGTGACATCATCGAAAATCCTAAAAATCTGAACATCGAAGAATTGGATGCCGCTCAATTGCCGCGTTCGCTTGAAGATGCAGGCGCTGCAGTCATCAACACCAACTTCGCTGTCGATGCCGGACTTGTACCGACTGAAGATGCCCTTTACTTGGATACAGACAATATCCAGGAAGTCTTGGATATCTACAAAAACGTCGTGGCTGCCCGTGCAGAGGATGTCGACAATGAAGTCTACAAAAAAGTTGTAGCGGAATACCAAACAGAAGCAACAAAAGCTTTGATCGCAGAAACAACTGCAAACACAGATATCCCTGCTTGGGACTAAGCAAAACCCTTTCTTCTGTAGCCTGATAACATACTAAATTTACGAGTAGCATCAAGCCGGTGCGTTTCTTTTCGCGCCGCTCTTGATGCTATCTTTATATACAAAGGAGCCCTTTACTAATGAAAAATAAGACATTTTTAGCAACATTGACCCTTTCAGCCATCCTTTTCCTTGCCGCTTGCGGCAACGCAGCCTCCGATTCCGCCAGCGATTCTTCCACTGCGGACGCGACCGAGCCCGTCAAAGTAACGCTGGGCGTCGTCGGCGAAGTCAACGAGCCTTGGGATTACGTCATCGAAGAGCTGAAAGAAAAAGAGAACATCGAAGTTGAACTGGTCAAATTCACCGACTACACGACCCCTAACAATGCCTTGGCCGAAGGTGAAATCGATCTGAGTTCGTTCCAGACAGAGATCTTCATGGATAACTACAACAAAGATCATGGAACGGAATTGACGACCATCGGCTATACGGTAATGGCTCCTTTGGGACTTTACTCCGATAAAATCACGGACATCAGCGAACTGAAGGATGGCGACACAATCGCCATCCCGAATGACGTCTCCAACGAAGGACGCGCTTTGATTCTGCTGCAGACAGCTGGCCTGATCAAGCTTGATACTGCGGCCGGTTTGGTCCCGACAACCGAAGATGTCATCGAAAACAGATTGAACCTGCAGTTCCAGACACTTGAATCCAATCAGACTGCCCGCGCTTTGCAGGACGTGACCGCTTCTGTCATCAACAGCGGCATGGCCGTGGATGCCGGCTTCATCCCGAGTGAAGATGCCGGCTTCATCCCGAGTGAAGATGCCGTCTTCCTTGAACCGGTTACGGAAGACTCAAAACCTTATTACAACGTCATTGCGGCACTCTCCGAAGATGTCGACAACGAAGTCTTCCAAACGATTGTAGCTTACTATCAATCCGAAGGAACGGCCAAAGTCATCGAAGAATCTTCAAAAGGCTCGCAGTTCCCGGTTTGGGACGAAGCAAAATAATATAGATAATCAAACCATTACTAGGGGCTTGGGCCATTTGCCCACAGCCCCTTTCCTATACAGATCCAAGGAGGAACCCCTATGACAATCAACCAACAACAGATCCACCAAGAAGTTACCGATATCTATGACTACATCATCGCCCTGCGCCGCCATTTCCACCGTCATCCGGAGCCGAGCCTGAAGGAATTCGAAACGATACAGCGCATCAAGGAAGAAGTCGAAGAAATCGGCGTACCTTACATAAATGTCGGCGAGACCGGCATCTTGGCCACCTTGACTGGCGGAAAAGGAGCAGGCAAGACCATCCTGCTGCGCGCCGATATCGATGCGCTGCCACTGCCGGATGAGACCGGTAAACCCTATGCTTCCGTAAATCCCGGTTTCAACCATGCTTGTGGCCACGATGGGCATACCGCTTCCCTGTTAGGTGCGCTGAAAATCCTGAAGGGACATCAGCATGAGTTCTCCGGCACAATCCAGTTCGCCTTCCAACCAGCGGAAGAAATCGGTGCTGGAGCGCGCCAATTCGTGCGCGGTGGTTATATCGACGGCATCGACCATGTCTTCGGCATCCATCTGCAATCCGGCACACAAGTGGGCAAAATCGTCGCGACACTGGGCCCTTCCAACGCGTCCTGCGACATCTTCAAGATCAAAGTTTTCGGCAAGAGCGGACACGTCTCGCGTCCGGATTTGGGACGCGATGCCCTGGTCAGCGCAGCCGCCATCGTCACGGAACTCCAGACCATCGTCGCGCGGGAAGTCAGCCCCACCGATGAAGTCGTGGTTGGCATCGGGGTGTTGCGCGCTGGCACAAACTACAACATCATCGCCAACGAAGCCGAAATCGAAGGCACCGTCCGGACATTCAGCCACGAAGTCCGCGATCAGGTGTTGGAGGCTGTGGAAAGGATCGCCCGGAATGTTTCCGATGCGCACCGCACAACCATCGAGTTCTCCAACTACGATGCCGCGGCACCGCTGATCAATGACATCCAGGCAGCCAACCATGCCATCAAGGTCGCCTCGGACATCGTCGGCATCGAGAACGTCATCACCGACAGCCCGAAAAGCATGGGCGCTGACGATTTTGCGGATTACTTGGCGGTCGCGCGCGGTGTCTACTGCTTCATCGGCACGCAAAGCAGCGAAGAGACAGCCTACGGACATCACCACGAGAAATTCGATATCGATGAAAAAGGCTTGGCCATCGCTACCGAACTGCATATTTCCTATGCGCTGTCCTACTTGAAAGAGCCATTTTAATGCACAAAAAACGCGTTGTTCAGATGGAATGATCCAAATGAGCAACGCGTTTTTTAGCTTTTCGTGTACATACATTTTCGGGCCTGCTGCTCGTTCATCCGAAATCGATGCTGCCTTCTGCATTGTAGAATTCGCGCCAATCGACGAAACCGGCATCCAGTCCGCGGAGCAGCACTTCGGCTGTACCGATATTGGTTGCCAACGGGATTTCATAAACATCGCTCAGACGGATCAAAGCGGTTACATCCGGTTCATGCGGCATAGCGGCCAACGGATCCCTCAGGAAGATGACCAGATCCATCTCGTTTTGCGAAATCATGGCGCCGATCTGTTGATCTCCGCCGAGTGGGCCTGACTTGAAGCGGTGCACATTCAGCCCGGTCGCTTCCATGATGCGGGTTCCGGTCGTCCCGGTCGCAAACAATTCGTGTTCTTGCAGAATCGCTTTATAGGCGGTACATAATTGAATCATCAAATCTTTTTTTCGGTCATGCGCAATTAATGCTACTTTCATCTGATTTCCTCCCTGCAATTTTGATAATAATAGTATATCATTTCGCGGGATTTATGGTCGAACCGGTCGCAATATTTTTCTTTCCTGTCTCAAAATAAACAAAATATATACAGATTTCTTCATA is a window from the uncultured Trichococcus sp. genome containing:
- a CDS encoding MetQ/NlpA family ABC transporter substrate-binding protein; this translates as MKKKNVLFSGVAALTLFLAACGSSDSNTDSAADTAASEAEAVKIGVVSEVEVEVWEDVASRLEAKGIELEIVQFSDYVQPNVALENGDIDLNAFQHVAYLEDFNANNESDLTPIGFTYVSPLGLYSEKVTDYADIAEGARISIPNDVTNGGRALLLLQAIGLIKLDEAKGTTPTVNDITDNPKNISFEELDAAQVARSLPDVDAAIINTNYATDSGLNPKEDALFLDTDKIASVADVYKNIVAARAEDVDNETYKQVVAEYQTSETAALLDDVTAGNDVPAWEQ
- a CDS encoding MetQ/NlpA family ABC transporter substrate-binding protein; its protein translation is MKNKTFLATLTLSAILFLAACGNAASDSASDSSTADATEPVKVTLGVVGEVNEPWDYVIEELKEKENIEVELVKFTDYTTPNNALAEGEIDLSSFQTEIFMDNYNKDHGTELTTIGYTVMAPLGLYSDKITDISELKDGDTIAIPNDVSNEGRALILLQTAGLIKLDTAAGLVPTTEDVIENRLNLQFQTLESNQTARALQDVTASVINSGMAVDAGFIPSEDAGFIPSEDAVFLEPVTEDSKPYYNVIAALSEDVDNEVFQTIVAYYQSEGTAKVIEESSKGSQFPVWDEAK
- a CDS encoding ATP-binding cassette domain-containing protein; the encoded protein is MISLQDISVTFKTDKNKAIHAVQHVSLEVDKGDVYGIVGYSGAGKSTLVRTINLLQRPTEGKVIVSGKDMMALNDKDLRESRKKIGMIFQHFNLMRSRTIYDNVAFPLKNSSLSKQEIHDKVTELLSLVGLSEKAKAYPSQLSGGQKQRVAIARALANDPEVLLCDEATSALDPKTTSSILTLLKELNKRLNLTIVIITHEMQVVKEICNKVAVMENGGVIEYGSILDIFTKPQNQLTKDFIDTATHVEHGIETVITHPTILNLNEHDVLTKLSFVGGSTGEPLIAKLANTFNVQGNILFGNVEILQDTPVGTLLLVLSGTPEAIAKAVRYLQDNGVTVEIITDEIIAEKKNKGGAEE
- a CDS encoding RidA family protein produces the protein MKVEQKINQLGITLPEKSTPSAMYIPVKQLGNALFVSGHIPIVNGELVYTGKVGSERTLEEAQDAAKICTINILAAVKDYLGDLDRVLNVVKLQGFVNSEVGFLEQHIVINAASQLLFDVFGEAGRHARTALGTAHLPLDATVEIEAIFEIEEV
- a CDS encoding helix-turn-helix transcriptional regulator produces the protein MDNHSAGFGKTLLRIRKNKRYSQQYMAENKIHQSTYSKMERDLIEPTLGNYRHLLSRLDMSDEEFHYIMNEYNHSEKEQLVTAFMNLSFNDVSLLKEIREKALNYLGVHTDYIISDIVHLTDALIILAKTGDILGARKEALPVWARLEKLDGWYLVELRMINAMLFLFPIDEAILISGTAFAQIQKYAGHPSATKIAVSLRYNLCLLLLKNRRYEETIACIDELIPAAKEAGSYRHLSVCYLRKGLALAKTGNPEGQLLIDQAFRLIEAADDQAFKANLENEYNLLKEAASR
- a CDS encoding methionine ABC transporter permease translates to MNTFITTFLPNVSEIWDEVLLSTWETLYMTLVAGLIAGVLGVILGVILVVTQDGGILESKHLYNVLDKLVNIFRSLPFIILMALIVPFTRFVVGTSIGTTASIVPLVVATVPFYARQIQNALVEVDPGVIEAAQSMGASPGEIIFRVYLKEGLPGIIRVSSVTIINLIGLTAMAGAIGGGGLGNLAITRGYNRFQNDVTLVATIIILIIVFISQAIGNALVKKVSH
- a CDS encoding 2-hydroxymuconate tautomerase → MKMPYVHIELLEGRTDEQKQGLMRDVVDAVVKNANVSPESVHVILNEISKQHLTKNGEFIGEKA
- a CDS encoding PhzF family phenazine biosynthesis protein; this translates as MRYYVVDAFAEKVFEGNPAGVCIMEEWLPDDTMQNIASENNLSETAFAVKEKNGYHLRWFTPGGEIDLCGHATLATAYVLMRFVDTDRTSIRFNTLSGELTVNKKDDLYELDFPIIIPEKYPVTEQMIDALGVEPVEVYKGRDLIFLLKSEDAVRNIAPDFEKLKKLPGLAVFVTAKGKTYDYVARAFFPKLNINEDPVTGAMQCSLVPFWTERLGKREMVARQLSQRGGTLYCKNNGDRVKISGHAALYSIGDIFIDG
- a CDS encoding aminotransferase class I/II-fold pyridoxal phosphate-dependent enzyme, producing MALTTNELFSRIKPSQIREFDELFRSVEGCIPMTIGEPDFDMPENVKRAAIKAIEDNASHYAHTSGEIGVRKAVSEFLEKQYDLHYDPETEIVMTVGATEGLFAAAFGLLNPGDQVIIPSPFFPLYSYAVELNRGECILVDTSDTGFLMTPELLHKTMAENKNVKAIFLNYPSNPTGATYTKEELTALADAIKQYDIFVLSDEIYSEITYGEKHTSIATLLRDRTILFQGASKAFAMTGWRVGVLAADAKWMKTLFLAHQQLVTTGVTVSNRAAEEAFRNSAPDVEKMRSEYEKRRNILVPALQEAGFEVPALKGAFYAFAKIPAKFGTDDKAFCREIGMNAKVGMLPGSIFGPGGEGYVRMSYALSTEMVAEAAERLKTYIASK
- a CDS encoding MetQ/NlpA family ABC transporter substrate-binding protein, which produces MKKSKLFGGLVLTASLFLAACGNGGTTADSSAAESSSATEPTTVKIGLVSESAVEIWEAVAERLEDENIDLEIVKFTDYNQPNIALDNGELDLNAFQHVAFLENYNANNDADLTPIGFTFVSPLGIYSSKYADYSEIQDGDTIAIPNDVTNGGRALLLLQAIDLITLDNAAGTSPTVGDIIENPKNLNIEELDAAQLPRSLEDAGAAVINTNFAVDAGLVPTEDALYLDTDNIQEVLDIYKNVVAARAEDVDNEVYKKVVAEYQTEATKALIAETTANTDIPAWD
- a CDS encoding helix-turn-helix domain-containing protein, which codes for MRTNQTFSCPIEAATSFIGGKYKTIILWHLVNETLRFSELQRAVPKATPKMLTQQLRELEADGLIRRVVYPVVPPKTEYSLTVLGESLIPILEGLRNWGAYYFEERGIPNPCIDGNQ